CCCCCGTAATGGGCGGCATCTACCACGCCCTCCTGGGCACCGTGCAGATCACGCTGCTCGCCACCGTGATCTCCGTCCCCGTGGGGCTGCTCACGGCCATCTACCTCGTGGAGTACGGCAACGACGGCCGCCTGGCCAAGGCCATCACGTTCTTCGTGGACGTCATGACCGGCATCCCCTCCATCGTGGCCGGCCTGTTCGCTGCCGCGTTCTTCTTCGTGGTGGTGGGCCCGGGCACCAAGACCGGTGCGGTGGCCGCCGTCGCGCTTTCCGTGCTGATGATCCCCGTGGTGGTCCGCTCCAGCGAGGAAATGCTCAAGATCGTCCCCAACGAGCTCCGCGAGGCGGCCTACGCCCTGGGCGTCCGCAAGTGGCGGACCATCCTCAAGGTGGTCATTCCGACGGCGATCTCCGGCATCGCGTCCGGCGTCACCCTGGCGATCGCCCGGGTCATCGGCGAGACGGCGCCCATCCTGGTCACCGCCGGCTTTGCCACCAGCATCAACTCCAACGTGTTTGGCGGCTGGATGGCCTCGCTGCCCACGTTCATCTACACCCAGATCCTCAACCCCACCTCGCCGTCCAACCCGGACCCGTCCTCCCAGCGGGCGTGGGGTGCGGCCCTGGTCCTGATCATCCTGGTGATGGTCCTGAACCTGGTGGCGCGCCTGATCGCCAGGATCTTCGCCCCCAAAACCGGCCGGTAACCAGGCCTCCCTTCCGCCATACCGCGGCG
This region of Arthrobacter sp. DNA4 genomic DNA includes:
- the pstA gene encoding phosphate ABC transporter permease PstA, translating into MTSTLTPVRSKRSALTKGQLPKFAPYAVLGGALIVGAAILALIGFNPFGWGLVSAILFAVGLVSWSAAVEGSRKAKDKLATCLVVGSFLVALLPLVSVIWTVLVNGIPGLIDPGFLTTSMNGVTGAFDNKAVESGAPVMGGIYHALLGTVQITLLATVISVPVGLLTAIYLVEYGNDGRLAKAITFFVDVMTGIPSIVAGLFAAAFFFVVVGPGTKTGAVAAVALSVLMIPVVVRSSEEMLKIVPNELREAAYALGVRKWRTILKVVIPTAISGIASGVTLAIARVIGETAPILVTAGFATSINSNVFGGWMASLPTFIYTQILNPTSPSNPDPSSQRAWGAALVLIILVMVLNLVARLIARIFAPKTGR